One genomic region from Leifsonia poae encodes:
- a CDS encoding inorganic phosphate transporter, producing MDLTLIVVLVIALALFFDFTNGFHDTANAMATPIATGAMRPKVAVALAAVLNLVGAFLSTEVAKTISGGIIREGQGGVQITPELIFAGLVGAIIWNMVTWLFGLPSSSSHALFGGLIGAAIVGVGFSAVDFVVVLDKVILPALIAPVTAGVVAYCATRLAYWITRRYDGRPDGRGGFRYGQIFSSSLVALSHGTNDAQKTMGVITLTLIAAGVQSAGSGPELWVVVACALAIAIGTYSGGWRIIRTLGRGLTEVKPAQGFAAETSTAATILASSHLGFALSTTQVASGSVIGSGLGRRGSSVRWGTAGRIALGWLLTLPAAAIVGAIAAWLADFGPVGIAIDAVIAITVITIIFLLARRNSVHSDNAVAPAPVQGASEVAASGRAVKIKKVKPLKKPRGTKKESA from the coding sequence GTGGATCTCACCCTGATCGTCGTGCTCGTCATCGCACTGGCCCTGTTCTTCGATTTCACGAACGGTTTCCACGACACTGCGAACGCGATGGCCACGCCCATCGCCACCGGTGCCATGCGGCCGAAGGTGGCGGTGGCCCTCGCCGCGGTACTGAACCTCGTCGGCGCGTTCCTCTCTACCGAGGTGGCCAAGACCATTTCGGGCGGCATCATCCGCGAGGGGCAGGGCGGCGTGCAGATCACGCCGGAGCTGATCTTCGCCGGTCTCGTCGGCGCGATCATCTGGAACATGGTCACCTGGCTGTTCGGCCTGCCCTCCAGCTCCAGCCACGCCCTCTTCGGCGGCCTGATCGGGGCCGCGATCGTCGGGGTCGGGTTCAGCGCCGTCGACTTCGTGGTCGTGCTCGACAAGGTCATCCTGCCCGCGCTCATCGCGCCGGTCACCGCCGGCGTCGTGGCCTATTGCGCCACCAGACTGGCTTACTGGATCACACGCCGCTACGACGGCCGTCCCGACGGCCGGGGCGGGTTCCGCTACGGCCAGATCTTCTCGTCGTCGCTCGTCGCCCTCTCGCACGGCACCAACGACGCGCAGAAGACGATGGGCGTCATCACCCTCACCCTGATCGCGGCTGGCGTCCAGTCGGCGGGGAGCGGCCCGGAGCTGTGGGTGGTCGTCGCCTGCGCCCTCGCCATCGCGATCGGAACGTATTCGGGCGGCTGGCGCATCATCCGCACGCTCGGCCGAGGTCTCACCGAGGTGAAACCCGCGCAGGGCTTCGCCGCCGAGACCAGCACCGCGGCCACCATCCTGGCCTCCAGCCACCTCGGCTTCGCGCTCTCCACGACCCAGGTCGCTTCGGGTTCGGTGATCGGTTCCGGGCTCGGCCGCCGGGGATCGTCGGTGCGCTGGGGCACGGCGGGTCGCATCGCACTCGGCTGGCTGCTCACCCTGCCGGCGGCGGCCATCGTCGGCGCGATCGCGGCCTGGCTGGCCGATTTCGGACCGGTCGGCATCGCCATCGACGCGGTGATCGCCATCACCGTGATCACCATCATCTTCTTGCTCGCCCGCCGCAACAGCGTGCACAGCGACAATGCTGTCGCACCCGCTCCGGTGCAGGGCGCCAGCGAGGTCGCCGCCTCCGGCCGCGCCGTGAAGATCAAGAAGGTCAAGCCGCTCAAGAAGCCCCGCGGAACGAAGAAGGAGTCGGCATGA
- a CDS encoding peptidase has product MIDWGAFFIVFVASLVGSSLVVCLYALGMRLLAVSGRALFVEPVEFTDAITVISPEEAAHAMKKARKARKKNPMTERQKRAAVVGAYACFVLCAAAVLYGLYLIIPFFHR; this is encoded by the coding sequence ATGATCGACTGGGGAGCGTTCTTCATCGTCTTCGTGGCGTCGCTCGTGGGCTCCAGCCTGGTGGTCTGCCTGTACGCGCTCGGGATGCGGCTGCTCGCCGTCTCCGGTCGCGCTCTCTTCGTCGAGCCGGTCGAGTTCACCGACGCGATCACCGTCATCTCTCCGGAGGAGGCGGCACACGCCATGAAGAAGGCCAGGAAGGCCCGCAAGAAGAACCCGATGACCGAGAGGCAGAAGCGGGCCGCGGTCGTCGGCGCTTACGCCTGTTTCGTCCTCTGCGCGGCCGCGGTGCTCTACGGGCTGTACCTGATCATCCCGTTCTTCCACCGGTAG